A DNA window from Trichosurus vulpecula isolate mTriVul1 chromosome 2, mTriVul1.pri, whole genome shotgun sequence contains the following coding sequences:
- the LOC118835616 gene encoding zinc finger protein 501-like, whose protein sequence is MLEQEDPRTSCPDGETQLEVREIASDPSISVEESPQPRFMIEKKQESHCEFNEDGKSFRQSSVLIPCEKRTSGNGCLQDHKYRESLIGQVGLIESHGKPPEVQTYQYNECEMPFNLNSELIRHQKSDPREMLYTCNEGEKAFTQNSKLIDYQKIENGNTVEKSYPCSQCGKAFTEKRSLASHQRVHSGVKRYGCNQCGKTFKYGSDLDKHQRIHTGEKPYECIHCGKTFTQSSHLFVHWRIHTGEKPYECNQCGETFRCGSFLEKHQRIHSGEKPYKCVQCGETFTQSSSLSLHQSVHAGEETYYCSQCGEIFRQRTSLAEHQRIHTGERPYECSLCGKSFTQSSSLFLHQRIHTGEEFYECNLCGKAFRYSSWLDKHQRIHTGERPYKCIECGKTFTQSYNLSVHQRIHTGERPYYCQCGKSFRQRSALDNHQRMHTGEKPYKCCQCGETFRHRFSLAHHQRSHAGDKL, encoded by the exons ATGTTGGAGCAAGAAGATCCCAGAACCTcctgtccag aTGGAGAGACCCagcttgaagtcagggagattGCTTCAGATCCAAGCATTTCTGTGGAAGAATCACCACAGCCAAGATTCATGATTGAGAAAAAACAAGAGAGTCACTGCGAATTTAATGAAGATGGAAAGAGTTTCAGACAAAGTTCAGTCCTAATTCCTTGTGAAAAAAGGACCTCTGGGAATGGCTGTTTACAAGATCATAAATATAGAGAAAGCTTAATTGGACAGGTAGGGCTTATTGAGTCTCATGGGAAGCCTCCAGAAGTGCAAACTTATCAATATAATGAATGTGAGATGCCCTTCAACTTGAATTCAGAGCTAATTAGACATCAGAAAAGTGATCCCAGAGAAATGCTTTATACATGTAATGAGGGTGAGAAGGCCTTCACTCAGAATTCAAAGCTCATTGACTACCAGAAAATTGAAAATGGAAACACTGTAGAGAAATCATATCCTTGCAGTCAGTGTGGTAAGGCTTTCACAGAGAAGAGAAGTCTTGCTTCACATCAGAGAGTCCACTCTGGTGTTAAACGTTATggatgtaatcaatgtggaaagacttttaaataTGGTTCTGATCTTgataaacatcagagaatccacactggagaaaaaccttatgaatgtattcattgtggaaagactttcacacaGAGTTCCCATCTTTTTGTCCATtggagaatccatactggagagaaaccttatgaatgtaaccaATGTGGAGAGACTTTTAGATGTGGTTCTTTTCTTgaaaaacatcagagaatccacagtggagaaaaaccttataaatgcGTTCAGTGTGGAGAGACTTTCACACAGAGTTCTAGTCTGTCTCTACATCAAAGTGTCCACGCTGGAGAGGAAACTTATTACTGTAGTCAATGTGGAGAGATTTTCAGACAGCGCACTAGTCTTGCTGAacaccagagaatccacactggagagagaccCTATGAATGTAGTCTTTGTGGAAAGTCCTTCACACAGAGTTCCAGTCTTTTTctccatcagagaatccacactggagaagaATTTTATGAGTGTAACctatgtggaaaggcttttagataTAGTTCTTGGCTTgataaacatcagagaattcacactggagaaagaCCTTATAAATGTATtgagtgtggaaagactttcacacaGAGTTACAATCTctctgtacatcagagaatccacactggagagagaccttatTACTGTCAATGTGGAAAGAGTTTCAGACAGAGGTCTGCTCTTGATAATCATCAGAGAAtgcacactggagaaaaaccttataaatgttGTCAATGTGGAGAGACTTTCAGACATCGTTTTAGTCTCGCTCATCATCAGAGAAGTCACGCTGGAGACAAACTTTAA